In Niallia sp. FSL W8-0635, one genomic interval encodes:
- the ntdP gene encoding nucleoside tri-diphosphate phosphatase: MGVPIEGEPIQIHSYKHNGHIHRIWDETLILKGTQNLIIGGNDRTIVTESDGRTWVTREPAICYFHSQQWFNVIGMLREDGIHYYCNLSSPFIYDGEALKYIDYDLDIKIFPDMTFNLLDEDEYERHREEMKYPDVIDHILKSQVNQLVQWIRQRKGPFAPDFVDLWYERYLTYRS, encoded by the coding sequence ATGGGCGTACCTATCGAGGGTGAACCAATACAAATTCACAGTTATAAACATAATGGGCACATCCATCGAATCTGGGACGAAACACTGATACTTAAAGGGACGCAGAACTTAATAATAGGTGGTAATGATCGTACAATTGTTACAGAATCAGATGGAAGAACGTGGGTAACTCGTGAACCTGCAATCTGTTATTTTCATTCACAACAATGGTTTAATGTCATTGGCATGCTTAGAGAAGATGGCATTCATTATTATTGCAACCTAAGCTCACCGTTTATATATGATGGAGAGGCACTTAAATATATTGATTATGATTTGGACATCAAAATTTTCCCGGATATGACATTTAATTTATTAGATGAAGATGAATATGAACGTCACCGCGAAGAAATGAAATATCCAGATGTCATCGATCACATTTTAAAGTCGCAAGTAAATCAATTAGTACAATGGATAAGACAAAGAAAAGGTCCCTTTGCACCAGATTTTGTTGATTTGTGGTATGAAAGATACTTAACGTACAGAAGTTAA
- a CDS encoding nucleotidyltransferase-like protein, with translation MEDILRPIYQERASQTNTLGVLIIDKKQNEMTVTDTFDTVMLIIVKEAEQPVFIKHYTYAEKKAALHIVTEQQLRNWILLGNNKRIFEWIYNGRVVFDRNEYIYQLKNELKEFPVNERKQKMALEFAKLIKRYMDGKAFFENKHYLDAYNDIVHSLHHLARLAVIENGFHPEVTVWSQVKQIEPEIYKLYVELVNSDEPIEKRLELLFLASEFLIHSRMRTSTSYILDVLKEKEAWTFNDLLEKEELLIYAVDLGMLLEYLIDKHLIEVVNVSTKSPGVYHRYYKVLEKN, from the coding sequence ATGGAAGATATTCTTCGTCCTATATATCAAGAACGAGCTAGCCAGACAAATACATTGGGCGTATTAATCATTGATAAAAAACAAAATGAAATGACCGTGACAGATACTTTTGATACTGTGATGCTTATTATTGTAAAAGAAGCAGAACAGCCTGTTTTTATAAAGCACTATACTTATGCGGAAAAGAAAGCAGCTTTACATATTGTCACAGAACAACAATTAAGAAATTGGATTTTATTGGGGAATAATAAAAGAATATTTGAATGGATATACAATGGAAGAGTTGTTTTTGATCGAAACGAATATATCTATCAACTCAAAAATGAGTTAAAGGAATTTCCTGTTAACGAAAGAAAACAAAAGATGGCGTTAGAATTCGCTAAGCTTATTAAACGATATATGGATGGGAAAGCTTTCTTTGAAAATAAGCATTATCTTGACGCTTATAATGATATTGTTCATTCCCTACATCATTTAGCACGTTTAGCTGTGATTGAAAATGGATTCCATCCAGAAGTAACTGTTTGGAGCCAAGTAAAACAAATAGAGCCGGAAATCTATAAATTATATGTAGAGCTAGTAAATAGTGATGAGCCGATTGAAAAAAGGCTTGAGTTATTATTCTTAGCAAGTGAATTCTTAATTCATTCCAGAATGAGAACTAGTACAAGCTATATTCTTGATGTTTTAAAAGAGAAGGAAGCTTGGACATTTAATGATTTATTAGAAAAAGAAGAATTGCTTATTTATGCAGTTGATCTTGGGATGCTTTTAGAATATTTGATCGATAAACATTTAATAGAGGTAGTTAATGTTTCAACGAAAAGTCCCGGCGTTTATCATCGATATTATAAGGTTTTAGAAAAAAACTAA
- a CDS encoding YgaB family protein, whose amino-acid sequence MEVFNGLVGEQMRIMEKLLYLQGELERCEEIETQLQILQKETELKEVQLEIGKMKEELKQIQQIFEIQTEKVIRVYQENELKLSSSS is encoded by the coding sequence ATGGAAGTATTTAACGGTTTAGTTGGAGAGCAAATGCGAATTATGGAAAAACTACTATATTTACAAGGAGAATTAGAACGGTGCGAAGAAATTGAAACACAATTACAAATACTGCAAAAAGAAACCGAATTAAAAGAAGTGCAATTAGAGATTGGCAAAATGAAAGAAGAGCTAAAACAAATTCAGCAAATCTTTGAAATACAAACAGAAAAAGTCATTCGAGTCTATCAAGAAAATGAGCTGAAATTATCATCTAGCTCATAA
- the bcp gene encoding thioredoxin-dependent thiol peroxidase, which translates to MSIQLGETVPDFELEADNGEKIKLSDYRGKNVVLYFYPKDMTPGCTTEACDFRDNHGDFEGLNTVVLGVSPDPISRHKKFIEKHELPFPLLSDENHEVAESFDVWKLKKNFGKEYMGIERSTFLIDKEGKLAKEWRKVKVAGHVEEIKQALQKIEA; encoded by the coding sequence ATGTCGATTCAATTAGGAGAAACAGTGCCAGATTTTGAACTAGAAGCAGATAATGGAGAAAAAATAAAACTGTCTGATTACCGGGGAAAGAATGTTGTCTTATACTTTTATCCAAAAGATATGACACCTGGATGTACAACAGAAGCTTGTGACTTCCGCGATAACCATGGTGATTTCGAAGGGCTTAATACAGTAGTACTAGGTGTCAGCCCAGATCCGATTTCAAGACACAAGAAGTTTATCGAAAAGCACGAGCTACCATTTCCATTACTATCCGATGAAAATCATGAAGTAGCGGAAAGCTTTGATGTCTGGAAGTTAAAAAAGAATTTCGGAAAAGAGTATATGGGGATTGAAAGATCCACCTTTTTGATTGATAAAGAAGGCAAGCTTGCTAAAGAATGGCGTAAAGTCAAAGTGGCAGGCCATGTAGAGGAAATAAAGCAAGCATTACAAAAAATCGAAGCCTAA
- a CDS encoding FUSC family protein produces the protein MTLGARVLKTGIAIVLALFLAQLLNAPTPVFAGISAIFAIQPTVYRSYLSIIEQVQGNIIGAIIAVIFVLSFGNNVFIIGLAAIIVITINLKLNLEKTITLSVVTLIAIMESPTDDFITFAVIRFSTVMLGILSASIVNLIFLPPKYENKLYNQISDMSEEITKWIRMNIRHASEHGNLKNDIDKMNDRLMKIDQLYTLYKEERNYFKRTTLLKTRKLVIYRQMIATLKKSFQTLKKIHRYENELLSLPEKLQNIIQQQLDCLIHHHEHVMLKFIGKVKPNVVFEEGSISLDRNMLFQELMHYYKESEPTVHENEEELKQYHMMQIVSAIIEYDENVEHLDTLITSIQVHHNHEAEVTIEE, from the coding sequence ATGACATTAGGAGCGCGCGTTCTGAAAACAGGAATCGCCATCGTTTTAGCTTTATTTCTAGCGCAACTATTAAATGCACCAACTCCTGTTTTCGCAGGGATTTCTGCCATTTTTGCCATACAGCCAACCGTCTATCGTTCTTATTTATCTATCATTGAACAAGTACAAGGGAATATCATCGGCGCCATCATTGCCGTCATCTTTGTATTGAGCTTTGGAAACAACGTCTTTATCATTGGACTTGCAGCAATCATTGTTATTACCATTAACTTGAAATTAAACTTAGAAAAGACGATCACTTTATCAGTAGTAACATTAATTGCCATTATGGAGTCACCTACAGATGATTTCATCACCTTTGCGGTTATTCGTTTCTCCACCGTAATGCTTGGAATTCTATCTGCATCAATCGTCAATCTAATTTTTCTACCACCTAAGTATGAAAATAAATTGTACAATCAAATTTCCGATATGAGCGAGGAAATAACAAAATGGATTCGCATGAACATTAGACATGCATCAGAACATGGCAACTTAAAAAACGATATCGATAAAATGAATGACCGATTAATGAAAATCGACCAGTTATATACACTGTACAAAGAAGAACGGAATTACTTTAAACGAACAACCTTATTAAAAACGAGAAAATTAGTTATTTATCGGCAAATGATTGCAACATTGAAAAAATCTTTTCAAACATTGAAAAAGATTCACCGATATGAAAATGAGTTATTGAGCTTACCTGAAAAATTACAAAATATCATTCAGCAGCAGCTCGATTGTCTGATTCACCATCACGAACATGTCATGCTTAAATTTATTGGGAAAGTAAAGCCAAATGTTGTTTTTGAAGAAGGCAGCATTTCCCTTGATCGAAACATGCTTTTCCAAGAATTAATGCATTACTATAAAGAATCAGAGCCTACTGTGCACGAAAATGAAGAAGAATTAAAGCAATATCATATGATGCAAATCGTCTCCGCTATCATTGAGTATGACGAGAACGTAGAGCATCTTGATACGTTGATTACATCTATTCAGGTTCATCATAACCATGAGGCAGAAGTAACGATAGAGGAATAA
- a CDS encoding ABC transporter ATP-binding protein, whose translation MDSIKRYMAFVKPYRWQIIGTIFIGIVKFAIPLLIPLLLKYVIDDIINNPDLAQATKMSNLWTIMIIMTIIFIVVRPPIEYYRQYFAQWTSNKILYDIRDQLFMHLQKLSLKYYSNTRAGEVISRVVNDVEQTKNFILTGLMNLWLDAVTILITIGIMFTMNIKLTFVSIILLPFYAFSVSYFFGNLRTLTRERSQALAGVQSFLHERVQGISVIKSFATEDHEQKHFQKYNNAFLEKAVNHTKWNAKAFAVVNTITDISPLFVIAYSGYQVLNGDLSLGAMIAFFAYIERLYNPLRRLVNSSTTLTQSIASMDRVFDLIDEKYDIQDKPNAIPCANVKGDIAFEAVDFAYDTKDPKVLDNVSLHIKQGETIAFVGMSGGGKSSLISLIPRFYDVTGGRILLDGRDIRDLQARSLRDQIGMVLQENILFSESIRENIMIGRPNATEEEVIAAAKAANAHDFIMQLPEGYETKVGERGVKLSGGQKQRVAIARVFLKNPPILILDEATSALDLESEQSIQESLEELAKDRTTLIVAHRLSTITHADRIILIEHGKIMEDGTHDELMKLQGHYHDLFQIQQLGN comes from the coding sequence GTGGACAGTATTAAAAGATATATGGCCTTTGTAAAGCCTTATCGGTGGCAAATCATTGGCACAATTTTCATCGGCATTGTTAAATTTGCCATCCCGCTATTAATACCATTGCTATTAAAGTACGTAATCGATGATATAATCAATAACCCAGACTTGGCACAGGCGACTAAAATGAGCAATTTATGGACAATTATGATTATCATGACGATTATCTTTATTGTGGTGAGACCACCGATTGAATATTATCGTCAATATTTCGCACAATGGACTTCTAATAAAATTCTATATGATATTAGAGACCAGCTATTTATGCATCTGCAAAAATTAAGTTTAAAGTATTATTCCAACACCCGTGCAGGAGAAGTGATTTCTCGGGTCGTAAATGATGTCGAACAAACGAAGAATTTTATTTTAACAGGCTTAATGAATTTATGGTTAGATGCGGTAACGATTTTGATTACAATTGGCATTATGTTTACCATGAATATTAAGTTAACGTTCGTTTCCATCATTTTATTGCCTTTCTATGCTTTTTCAGTGAGCTATTTCTTTGGAAATTTACGGACACTGACAAGAGAAAGATCACAGGCGCTAGCAGGAGTTCAAAGCTTTTTACATGAACGAGTGCAAGGAATTTCCGTTATTAAGAGCTTTGCTACGGAAGATCATGAACAAAAACATTTTCAAAAATATAATAATGCCTTCTTAGAAAAAGCGGTCAATCATACGAAGTGGAATGCGAAAGCATTTGCGGTTGTTAATACGATTACCGATATTTCTCCATTGTTTGTCATTGCCTATTCAGGCTATCAAGTATTAAATGGCGATTTATCTTTAGGAGCAATGATTGCGTTTTTTGCCTATATTGAAAGATTGTATAATCCGTTAAGAAGATTAGTGAATTCATCAACGACATTAACGCAATCCATCGCATCCATGGATCGGGTGTTTGATTTAATTGATGAAAAATATGATATTCAGGATAAGCCAAATGCTATTCCTTGTGCAAATGTTAAAGGCGACATTGCGTTTGAAGCGGTTGATTTTGCCTATGATACAAAGGATCCGAAAGTATTAGATAATGTTTCCTTACATATTAAGCAAGGAGAGACAATCGCGTTTGTTGGGATGAGCGGTGGCGGAAAATCCTCGTTAATTAGTCTTATTCCAAGATTCTATGATGTGACAGGTGGAAGAATTCTATTAGATGGAAGAGATATAAGAGATTTACAAGCTCGTTCCTTAAGGGATCAAATTGGGATGGTTCTTCAAGAAAATATTCTCTTTAGTGAATCGATTAGAGAAAATATTATGATTGGAAGACCGAATGCGACGGAAGAGGAAGTAATTGCCGCCGCAAAAGCTGCGAATGCCCATGATTTTATTATGCAGCTGCCAGAAGGGTACGAAACGAAAGTAGGAGAAAGAGGCGTGAAATTAAGTGGGGGCCAGAAACAAAGAGTAGCGATTGCTCGCGTATTTTTGAAAAATCCACCTATCTTAATTTTAGACGAGGCAACTTCTGCTCTAGACTTAGAAAGTGAACAATCGATTCAAGAATCATTAGAAGAACTTGCAAAAGACAGAACGACCTTAATTGTCGCCCATCGCCTTTCTACGATTACGCATGCTGATCGAATTATTTTAATCGAACACGGAAAAATCATGGAAGATGGCACACATGATGAGCTAATGAAACTACAAGGTCATTATCATGATCTATTTCAAATACAGCAATTGGGAAATTGA
- the fabL gene encoding enoyl-[acyl-carrier-protein] reductase FabL, with product MTNKVALITGSSRGIGKATALRLAKEGYDIVINYARSRKAAQETADEIMALGRKVLLVKANVGDVEKIKAMFAEVKEEFGRLDVFVNNAASGVLRPIMELEESHWNWTMNINSKALLFCAQEAAKLMDKGGKIVSISSLGAIRYLENYTTVGVSKAAVEALTRYLAVELAPKNIVVNAVSGGAVDTEALTHFPNREELLQAAADKTPAGRMVEMEDLVNAVMFLVSDDASMIRGQTIIVDGGISLLV from the coding sequence ATGACAAACAAAGTAGCATTAATTACAGGTAGCAGTAGAGGAATTGGAAAAGCAACAGCGCTTCGATTAGCAAAAGAAGGCTATGACATCGTTATTAACTATGCAAGAAGCAGAAAAGCAGCTCAAGAAACAGCGGATGAAATTATGGCACTAGGAAGAAAAGTTCTTTTAGTAAAAGCGAATGTAGGGGATGTAGAAAAAATTAAAGCGATGTTCGCAGAAGTGAAAGAAGAATTCGGGCGTCTGGATGTTTTCGTTAATAATGCAGCATCTGGTGTATTAAGACCAATTATGGAATTAGAAGAGTCTCATTGGAATTGGACGATGAATATTAACAGTAAAGCCTTATTATTCTGTGCACAAGAAGCGGCAAAACTAATGGATAAAGGCGGCAAGATTGTAAGCATCAGTTCATTGGGTGCAATTCGCTACTTAGAAAACTATACAACGGTTGGAGTTAGTAAAGCAGCAGTAGAAGCGTTAACTAGATATTTAGCAGTAGAATTAGCTCCGAAAAATATCGTGGTAAATGCCGTTTCTGGTGGAGCTGTTGATACAGAAGCATTAACGCATTTTCCAAATAGAGAAGAATTGCTTCAAGCGGCAGCTGATAAAACACCGGCTGGAAGAATGGTGGAAATGGAAGACCTTGTGAATGCGGTTATGTTTTTAGTAAGTGATGATGCGAGCATGATTCGAGGACAGACTATTATTGTGGATGGCGGTATTTCATTATTAGTATAA
- the mutY gene encoding A/G-specific adenine glycosylase — protein MIKKQVNVEQFREDLLNWFGEEQRDLPWRKDKDPYKVWVSEIMLQQTKVDTVIPYFNRFISQFPTIEALSEAEEEKVLKAWEGLGYYSRARNLHAAVKEVHEKYDGKVPDSPKEIAGLKGVGPYTAGAILSIAYGVPEPAVDGNVMRVLSRILSIWEDIAKPKTRKTFEEAVRVLISHENPSYFNQALMELGALICTPTSPSCLLCPVREHCHAFEEGTVTELPIKTKGKKQKTIQLAAVVLSDEDGRTLIHKRPSTGLLANLWEFPNMEIVQVLKSEKLQLEEKLLEDYQAMVEVGEMITRIEHVFSHLIWNINVYSGKLIELKEEKEDLRRVNSEEIEPFPFPVSHQKMLKFIPEQVNKG, from the coding sequence ATGATAAAAAAACAAGTGAATGTAGAGCAATTTAGAGAGGATTTATTAAATTGGTTCGGCGAAGAACAAAGAGATCTTCCATGGAGAAAAGATAAGGATCCATATAAAGTATGGGTTTCTGAAATAATGCTTCAGCAGACAAAGGTTGATACGGTTATTCCTTATTTCAACCGATTTATTTCCCAATTCCCAACAATAGAAGCATTGTCTGAGGCAGAGGAAGAGAAGGTATTAAAGGCTTGGGAAGGCTTAGGTTATTACTCAAGGGCACGAAATTTACATGCTGCTGTTAAAGAAGTCCATGAAAAGTATGATGGTAAAGTGCCAGATTCACCGAAAGAAATTGCAGGTTTAAAAGGAGTCGGTCCATATACAGCGGGAGCGATTTTAAGCATTGCTTATGGTGTTCCAGAGCCTGCTGTTGATGGAAATGTTATGAGGGTCCTATCGAGAATACTTTCGATATGGGAAGATATTGCGAAACCGAAAACAAGAAAAACGTTTGAAGAAGCTGTCCGTGTCCTTATCTCACATGAGAATCCATCTTATTTTAACCAAGCACTGATGGAACTAGGCGCCTTAATTTGTACACCTACTTCACCGTCTTGTTTGCTTTGTCCTGTTAGAGAACATTGCCATGCATTTGAGGAAGGGACAGTAACGGAGCTTCCGATTAAAACGAAAGGCAAGAAGCAAAAGACAATTCAGCTTGCTGCAGTCGTTTTGTCAGATGAGGATGGCAGAACACTAATTCATAAGCGACCTAGCACAGGATTACTTGCGAATCTATGGGAATTTCCGAATATGGAAATCGTTCAAGTATTAAAAAGTGAAAAATTGCAGTTAGAAGAAAAGCTTTTAGAAGACTATCAGGCAATGGTTGAAGTTGGTGAAATGATTACTAGAATTGAACATGTCTTCTCCCATTTAATTTGGAACATCAATGTGTATAGTGGAAAATTGATTGAGCTGAAAGAGGAAAAGGAAGATTTAAGAAGAGTAAATTCGGAAGAAATTGAACCTTTCCCTTTCCCCGTGTCTCATCAAAAAATGCTAAAGTTTATACCGGAACAAGTTAACAAGGGGTGA
- a CDS encoding ion channel has product MFFYVLLALILFFIAMSLRTLFVPYRVKEKWVSFENFMYLIFVYITIMIGFGLIYTLFQMNGIPVYNDGQTPSLTYDFFHTLHTSIYFSGVTLFSVGFGDLMPIGIGRMVVLVEALIGYTIPAAFVARAVLDLNN; this is encoded by the coding sequence ATGTTTTTTTATGTCTTATTAGCTTTAATCCTTTTTTTTATTGCGATGAGCTTAAGAACATTGTTTGTTCCTTACCGCGTAAAAGAAAAATGGGTATCCTTTGAAAATTTTATGTATTTAATTTTTGTCTACATCACCATTATGATTGGCTTTGGCTTAATCTATACGTTATTCCAAATGAATGGAATTCCTGTTTATAATGATGGACAGACTCCTTCTTTAACCTATGATTTTTTTCATACTTTACACACTAGCATCTATTTTAGCGGTGTAACATTATTCTCTGTAGGTTTTGGAGATTTAATGCCCATTGGCATTGGAAGAATGGTAGTTCTTGTGGAGGCATTGATAGGCTATACGATTCCAGCAGCCTTTGTCGCAAGGGCAGTACTAGATTTGAATAATTAG
- a CDS encoding glutamate-1-semialdehyde 2,1-aminomutase has translation MLHTNSERLHEEALEIIVGGVNSPSRSYKAVGGGSPIVMEKGQGAYFFDVDGNQYIDYLAAYGPIVTGHAHPHITKAVTRAAETGLLFGTPTPHEVKFAKMLQEAIPSMEKIRFMNSGTEAVMTTIRVARAYTGRNKVIKFAGCYHGHSDPMLVAAGSGPSTLGTPDSAGVPAVIAADVITVPFNDLDAYKEALDKWGDQVAAVLVEPIVGNFGIVEPVEGFLQGINDLTHEAGALVIYDEVITAFRFTYGGAQDLLGVYPDLTALGKVIGGGLPIGAYGGKKEIMDQVAPVGPAYQAGTHAGNPASIQAGIACLEVLKQEGVYDYLDKLGALLEKGILEAAAQYNVPITINRLKGALTVFFTTEKVYNYKQAESTDSEMFGRFFKLLVEQGIMLAPSKYEAWFITIAHTEEDIEATLHAVDQAFATLKEEYKF, from the coding sequence ATGTTACATACCAATTCAGAACGATTACATGAAGAAGCTTTAGAGATTATTGTCGGAGGTGTCAACAGTCCTTCTCGCTCTTACAAAGCTGTTGGTGGCGGATCACCGATTGTGATGGAAAAAGGGCAAGGCGCTTACTTCTTTGATGTAGACGGAAATCAATATATCGATTATTTAGCTGCATACGGTCCAATTGTGACTGGACATGCTCATCCACATATTACAAAGGCGGTAACTCGAGCAGCTGAAACGGGGCTATTATTCGGAACACCAACTCCCCATGAAGTAAAATTTGCAAAAATGCTTCAGGAAGCAATTCCTTCTATGGAAAAAATCCGTTTTATGAACTCCGGAACAGAAGCCGTGATGACAACTATTCGTGTTGCTCGTGCTTACACTGGAAGAAACAAAGTAATTAAATTCGCTGGTTGCTACCATGGTCACTCTGATCCAATGCTAGTTGCAGCTGGTTCTGGTCCTTCTACCCTTGGTACTCCAGATTCTGCCGGTGTTCCCGCAGTAATTGCAGCAGACGTCATTACCGTTCCTTTCAATGATTTAGATGCTTATAAAGAGGCATTGGATAAATGGGGAGATCAAGTAGCTGCTGTTCTTGTGGAGCCAATCGTTGGTAACTTCGGTATCGTAGAACCAGTTGAGGGATTTTTACAAGGAATCAATGATCTAACACATGAAGCAGGCGCACTTGTTATTTATGACGAGGTAATCACTGCTTTCCGCTTTACTTACGGTGGAGCACAGGATTTATTAGGTGTTTATCCTGACTTAACTGCCTTAGGAAAAGTAATTGGTGGAGGACTACCAATTGGCGCTTACGGTGGTAAAAAAGAAATTATGGATCAAGTAGCACCAGTTGGACCAGCATACCAAGCAGGAACTCATGCTGGAAATCCAGCCTCCATCCAAGCTGGAATTGCCTGTCTAGAAGTATTAAAGCAAGAAGGGGTATACGATTACCTAGATAAATTAGGCGCATTATTGGAAAAAGGTATTTTAGAAGCAGCAGCCCAATACAATGTTCCAATCACAATTAACCGCCTAAAAGGAGCACTTACTGTCTTCTTTACAACCGAAAAAGTATACAACTACAAGCAAGCTGAAAGCACAGATAGCGAAATGTTCGGTCGCTTCTTCAAATTATTAGTAGAACAAGGAATTATGCTAGCACCATCCAAATACGAAGCATGGTTCATTACCATCGCACACACAGAAGAAGATATCGAAGCAACTCTACATGCAGTAGATCAGGCATTCGCTACATTAAAAGAAGAATATAAGTTTTAA
- the perR gene encoding peroxide-responsive transcriptional repressor PerR codes for MSVEHNEHNELQEALDKLKETGVRITPQRHAILEYLISSMSHPTADEIYKALEGKFPNMSVATVYNNLRVFREVNLVKELTYGDSSSRFDFITSHHYHIICKECGKIVDFHYPGLDEVEQFASHVSGFKISHHRLEIYGTCPDCAKKEAH; via the coding sequence ATGTCCGTGGAACATAACGAGCATAATGAGTTACAGGAAGCTCTTGATAAGCTGAAGGAAACAGGAGTGCGCATTACCCCGCAGCGTCATGCGATACTTGAATATTTAATAAGCTCAATGTCACATCCGACTGCCGATGAAATTTATAAAGCACTTGAAGGTAAATTCCCAAATATGAGTGTAGCCACTGTTTATAATAATTTAAGAGTTTTTCGCGAAGTAAATTTAGTAAAGGAACTGACATATGGAGATTCTTCCAGTCGGTTTGATTTCATTACTTCACACCATTATCATATTATCTGTAAAGAGTGTGGCAAAATAGTTGATTTCCATTATCCAGGATTGGATGAGGTAGAACAATTTGCCAGCCATGTTTCAGGATTTAAAATCAGTCATCACCGTCTAGAAATTTACGGTACTTGTCCTGATTGTGCTAAAAAAGAAGCGCACTAA
- a CDS encoding gamma-type small acid-soluble spore protein produces MAKKAGLTQSGTNIQEVKQQNAQSAGQGQFGTEFASETNAAEVKKFNQQAEAKKSQNSSK; encoded by the coding sequence ATGGCAAAAAAAGCTGGTCTTACTCAATCTGGAACTAACATTCAAGAAGTAAAACAACAAAATGCTCAATCTGCTGGCCAAGGTCAATTTGGTACTGAATTTGCAAGCGAAACAAACGCTGCTGAAGTAAAAAAATTCAACCAACAAGCAGAAGCTAAAAAATCTCAAAACTCAAGCAAATAA